In one window of Bacillota bacterium DNA:
- a CDS encoding HD domain-containing protein has product MRVRDPVHGDILIDPAAKDVLATKAMQRLRGLKQLGLTHLVYPGCVHTRFDHSLGTYHMAKRLYHSSVDESCREELAAVSCAALLHDAAHMPFGHTLEEEFGLFGRHDRAERMTMVLNDTEVKSALLGHGLYDFVVNILLDTLPESRRYLTDIVKSTIDADVLDYLRRDAYFAGLVHNYDDRVLESFTVVDGRLVYRLVHKGLPRPDARSELVHLLRLRYYLTERLYYHHAKIAASVMLAKVVQKVGFSEAHLAQLTDELLLEDCRRHAVESSDHDLLSLFEALKWRRLYKRAFVHAADQSLLARFNNVRQFESLIAQKTGLNPIEVGVYCGPRGVLKEANITILTRRGCEPLSQGENGDIGELAEQYRRLPRFYVFAPADKVAPVRLAVEEMLNCRSEYRKDLTSL; this is encoded by the coding sequence ATGCGAGTGAGAGACCCCGTGCACGGTGATATCCTAATCGACCCCGCAGCCAAAGATGTCCTGGCTACCAAGGCTATGCAGCGTTTACGTGGCCTTAAGCAGCTCGGGCTTACGCATCTCGTCTACCCGGGTTGTGTGCACACCCGCTTTGACCATAGCTTGGGGACGTATCATATGGCTAAACGGCTATATCATAGTAGCGTAGACGAATCTTGTCGCGAGGAGCTCGCTGCGGTAAGTTGTGCCGCACTCTTGCATGATGCTGCGCACATGCCTTTTGGGCACACCCTAGAAGAGGAATTTGGGCTGTTCGGGCGTCACGACCGAGCCGAACGCATGACCATGGTGCTAAATGATACGGAAGTCAAGTCAGCGCTCCTTGGCCACGGGCTTTATGACTTTGTCGTGAACATATTGCTTGATACCCTGCCTGAGTCTCGTCGCTACCTCACCGATATAGTGAAGAGCACCATAGATGCCGATGTCTTAGACTACTTGCGCCGCGACGCCTACTTTGCGGGGTTAGTGCATAATTACGATGACCGCGTTCTAGAGAGCTTCACCGTGGTGGATGGCCGCCTGGTGTATCGGCTAGTGCACAAAGGCCTTCCGCGACCTGATGCGCGCTCAGAGTTAGTCCATCTGCTTCGTCTGCGTTACTACTTGACAGAGCGCCTCTACTACCATCACGCCAAAATTGCTGCCAGCGTGATGCTGGCCAAGGTGGTGCAGAAGGTGGGCTTTAGCGAGGCTCATCTCGCACAGCTGACCGATGAGTTGCTGCTTGAGGATTGCCGCAGGCATGCTGTAGAGAGCTCTGATCACGACTTGCTTTCTCTGTTTGAAGCTCTGAAGTGGCGGCGGCTCTACAAGCGGGCTTTTGTACACGCCGCTGATCAATCGCTTTTGGCGCGCTTTAACAACGTACGGCAGTTTGAGAGCCTCATTGCCCAGAAAACAGGGCTTAACCCCATAGAAGTTGGTGTGTATTGCGGGCCCCGAGGCGTGCTTAAAGAGGCTAATATCACCATCTTGACGCGCCGCGGTTGTGAACCCTTGTCGCAGGGCGAAAATGGCGACATAGGAGAATTAGCCGAGCAATATCGTCGTTTGCCGCGCTTCTATGTGTTTGCTCCGGCAGACAAAGTCGCGCCTGTTCGTTTGGCTGTCGAAGAGATGCTTAATTGCCGAAGCGAGTACCGTAAAGATTTAACGAGTTTGTAA